The following proteins are co-located in the Echinicola sp. 20G genome:
- a CDS encoding LacI family DNA-binding transcriptional regulator encodes MKRRPSTITDIAKALNVSASTVSRALHDSPSISRETKDAVMELAKEMNYQPNMLAVSLLNKKTKTIGVIVPEITSYFFATVVSGVQDMVEEAGFKLIICQSNESYEEEKKLIETLSLGRVDGFLISPSSKTTDFTHLDKLRSSGTPIVVFDRDCTDFEADKVLVDDYDGAFQAVEYLIKTKCRRIAHISGPQNLTTCQHRKKGYLDALCKYGMDVESHLMVEVDGFTSEDGEYPTKRLLDLKNIPDAIFAINDAVAIGAMAIIRERGLRIPEDVSVVGFDDEPYSKYFYPSLTSVWQPVYDLGMLSAKILMNHISNDQDDYEYRYELLKPELMIRNSSRPILKSQ; translated from the coding sequence ATGAAAAGAAGACCCAGTACAATAACCGATATAGCTAAAGCATTGAATGTTTCCGCCTCTACAGTTTCAAGGGCATTGCATGACAGCCCTTCTATAAGCAGAGAAACTAAAGATGCTGTAATGGAACTGGCCAAAGAAATGAATTACCAACCAAATATGCTTGCGGTAAGTTTATTGAATAAAAAGACCAAGACCATAGGCGTAATTGTTCCTGAAATTACCAGTTATTTTTTTGCCACCGTGGTAAGTGGGGTACAGGATATGGTAGAGGAAGCCGGTTTTAAATTGATAATCTGCCAATCCAACGAATCCTATGAGGAAGAAAAAAAATTGATTGAAACGTTGTCTTTAGGGAGGGTGGATGGGTTTTTAATTTCACCTTCATCCAAAACTACAGATTTCACCCATTTGGATAAATTAAGATCTTCTGGCACCCCAATTGTTGTATTTGATAGGGATTGTACTGACTTTGAAGCAGACAAGGTTCTGGTGGACGATTATGATGGGGCTTTTCAGGCAGTGGAATATTTGATCAAGACGAAATGCAGGAGAATAGCTCATATTTCCGGGCCACAAAATTTAACTACATGTCAACATAGGAAAAAAGGCTACTTGGATGCTTTGTGCAAGTATGGTATGGACGTTGAAAGTCATCTTATGGTAGAAGTGGATGGATTTACATCAGAAGATGGTGAATATCCTACCAAAAGACTGCTTGACCTGAAAAACATTCCGGATGCGATTTTTGCCATTAATGATGCCGTTGCCATAGGTGCTATGGCCATTATACGTGAAAGGGGCTTGAGAATTCCTGAAGATGTTTCGGTAGTGGGGTTTGATGATGAACCATACAGTAAATATTTCTATCCTTCGTTAACTTCTGTTTGGCAGCCTGTATATGATTTGGGAATGCTTTCTGCCAAAATATTGATGAACCATATTTCCAATGACCAAGATGATTATGAATACAGATATGAATTGTTAAAGCCCGAATTGATGATCCGCAATTCGTCCAGGCCAATACTAAAATCACAATAG
- a CDS encoding DUF86 domain-containing protein, giving the protein MTEQAKKYLSDISLAIDKIDQFMVGIDSFYDYEADLKTQSAIERQLSIIGEAINHLRKTGVRLEHDHQMVGFRNRLVHAYDSIDNTIIWAIIKRHIPKLKDDLSKLL; this is encoded by the coding sequence ATGACCGAACAGGCGAAAAAGTATTTGTCTGATATATCCTTGGCAATTGATAAGATCGATCAATTCATGGTGGGGATAGATAGTTTTTATGATTATGAAGCTGATCTGAAAACCCAAAGTGCCATTGAACGGCAACTATCAATTATTGGAGAAGCAATTAACCATCTTAGAAAAACAGGAGTCCGATTGGAACATGACCATCAAATGGTTGGTTTTAGAAATAGATTGGTCCATGCATATGATAGTATTGATAATACTATTATTTGGGCAATCATTAAACGGCATATCCCCAAATTAAAGGATGATCTTAGCAAGCTTTTATAG
- a CDS encoding nucleotidyltransferase family protein, whose translation MRMEVQIAGHIEEFKSICKEHKVEHLYAFGSSVSDRFDERTSDIDLLVELSTSDPLEKGELLLSLWDTLEGFFDRKVDLLTEQSIKNPILRKSIEQSKQLIYDRTGEKVFV comes from the coding sequence ATGCGGATGGAAGTACAAATAGCTGGGCACATTGAAGAATTCAAATCCATATGTAAAGAACATAAGGTTGAACATCTTTATGCTTTTGGCTCATCGGTTTCTGACAGGTTCGATGAGAGAACAAGTGATATTGATTTATTGGTGGAATTAAGCACTTCCGACCCCTTGGAAAAAGGTGAACTTCTTCTTTCCCTATGGGATACACTGGAAGGATTTTTTGATCGAAAAGTGGATCTGCTTACCGAGCAATCCATAAAAAACCCAATCTTGAGAAAATCAATAGAACAATCCAAGCAGTTAATTTATGACCGAACAGGCGAAAAAGTATTTGTCTGA